Below is a genomic region from Pseudarthrobacter sulfonivorans.
GTCCAGGCGGTCCTGCTTGGCGCGGACGATGCCTTCGAGCACCGAGTCCACGGCCTCGAGGTGGGACGGGTTGGCGGCGAGGTAGACCTTGGTCTCGTTGCCGTTTTCCGAGGTGAACGTGCCTTCGGTACCGAGGTGGTACTTTACGTCGCCGGAGCCCTGCACGGAGCGGGGATCCTGGGTGCCTTCGAATTCGCGGAACACCTGGGCATAGGTCTTGCCGGCGATGTTGGTGAGGACGTTCAGGCGGCCGCGGTGGGCCATGCCGATCGCAACCTCGTCCAGTCCGTCGTCGGCGGCATCGGAAATGATGGCGTCCAGCAGCGGAATCAGGGATTCGCCGCCCTCCAGCGAGAAGCGCTTCTGGCCGACGAACTTGGTCTGCAGGAAGGTTTCAAACGCCTCGGCCGCGTTGAGCCGGGACACGATGCGCAGCTGCTCTTCGCGGCTGGGCTTCGAGTACGGGTGCTCCAGCTGGTCCTGGAACCACTTGCGTTCCTCCGGCTCCTGGATGTGCATGTACTCGATGCCCGTGGTGCGGCAGTAGGCGTCACGGAGGACGCCGAGGATGTCGCGGAACTTGAGCATGGGCGCGCCGCCGAAACCGCCGGTGGGCCACTCGCGGTCCAGGTCCCACAGGGTCAGCCCGTAGGTGAGGACGTCAAGGTCCGGGTGCTTGCGCTGGACGTATTCCAGGGGATCGGTGTCTGCCATCAGGTGGCCGCGCACACGGTAGGAGTGGATCAGCTGCTGGATCCGGGCAACCTTGTTGATCTGGTCGGAAGGGTCCACCTGCAGGTCCGGGCTCCAGCGCACGGGCTCGTACGGGATGCGCAGGGACTCGAAGATTTCGTCGTAGAAGTCCTGGGCGCCCAGCAGCAGCTGGTGGACCAGCTTCAGGAACTCGCCGCTGCCTGCACCCTGGATGACGCGGTGGTCATACGTGGACGTCAGCGTGAGCACCTTGCTGATGGCGTTGTGCGCGATGATCTTCTCGCTGGCACCCTGGAATTCCGCGGGGTAGTCCAGTGCGCCGACGCCGATGATGGCAGCCTGGCCCTTGGACAGGCGCGGCACGGAGTGAACGGTGCCGATGCCGCCGGGGTTAGTCAGGGAGACCGTGGTGCCGGAGTGGTCATCAGCGGTCAGCTTGCCGGCGCGGGCACGCTTGATCAGGTCTTCATAGGTGTGCCAGAACTCGGAGAAGTTGAGGGTCTCCGCCTTCTTGATGTTGGGCACCATGAGCAGGCGGGTGCCGTCCGGCTTGGGCATGTCAATGGCGATGCCGAAGTTGACGTGGGCCGGCTGGACAGCACTGGGCTTGCCGTCGATTTCGTCGTAGTAGACGTTCATCGAGGGGAACTGGGCGAGTGCCCGGATCACGGCGTAGCCGATGAGGTGCGTGAAGGAAACCTTGCCGCCGCGTGCACGGGCCAGGTTGGAGTTGATGACCACGCGGTTATCGATCAGCAGCTTGGCCGGAATGGCCCGGACGCTGGTGGCCGTGGGGACCTCAAGGCTGGTGACCATGTTCGTGGCGATGGCCTTGGCCGGGCCGCGAAGAACGGAGACCACGTCCTCTTCCGGAGCCGTGGGTGCCTTGACGTTCTTGGGAAGCTGGGCGGGAATCGGCTGGGCGCCGGTTCCGGGCTCGGTCTTCTTCGCGCCATCGCGGGCGACCGTAGCGGGAGCTTTCTTTGCCGCCGCGGGGGCGGCGGCCGGTGCTGCGGGCTGTGCGGCCGGCGACGTTGCCGGTGCAGCAGTTGCAGAAGCCGGAGGTGCCGGCGGTACAGCCGGCATTTCGCGGGTTGCTGGGTGGGCCACGGCTACCGCCGTGCTTCCGTTGGAAGAAGAACCGCTGCCTGAATCGAAGGACTCGAACAGGGGCCACCATTTGGTATCCACCGTGTTCTTGTCTTTCTGATACTGCTCGTACAGTTCGTCAACGAGCCACTCGTTTCCGCCAAATTCCTCTGGTAGACGGTGGCTTGGCTGCTCTGGCACTTGAAATACGCCTCTTCCATGAGTTTGATTTCTCTCTGGCCGCCACGGTGCCGCAGCACAACATTCGAACCAGTCTCTGCGTCCTGAACCCGGACCTTTGCCAGTCTAATGAGCATTCTGTGTTAACTGCCAATAACGGTGACCCAAATCATGGCGATGACGTGGAGATCACCGATTGTGGCGTCCGGAAGCCGTCCCGGCGCGGGTGTGCCGGGACCTCCGGGCGGCCATCCGAAAGGCGCAATCTGCTCCTGTAGACTGAAATTCTTATGGACAGTAAATCTAGGTGCCGGCCTGGGGGCTGTCAGCGGAGCATGAAGTACAGCACCGCGCAGTCCACCCGCAGAGCCGGCAAACCCCGAACACGCGCCCATCACTTTCCGTCAGGCCACCCCGGCGGAGCCCCTATGGAAACAGTGTCGGCTTCGGCCGATCATCCTCCGCCGGTCAGTTTCCCCCGGCACCACCGCGCTTCTCCCGATTTTCGGGCGGGATGCTGAATGGAGTGGTTGCTCCTCGCGGCAGGCCTCCTGCTGATCGCCGGCACCGGCTTCTTCGTCGCCGTCGAATTTTCCCTGATTGCCCTTGACCAGCCCACGGTCCAACGTGCCATCGATAACGGTGACACCGGTGCCGTCCCGCTGCTCAAGTGCCTGAAATCCCTCTCAACCCAGCTCTCCAGCTGTCAGCTCGGCATCACCCTCACCACCCTTTTGACCGGTTACGTGATGGAGCCGTCGGTAGGACGCCTCCTCGAGGGCCCGTTGGCCGCCGTCGGAATTCCCGAAGTGGCTGCCGCGTCCGTTTCCCTGGTCATAGCCATGACGCTGGCAACGCTGTTGTCCATGCTGCTTGGCGAACTGGTGCCCAAGAACATGGCCATTGCGCTCTCGTTCCAAGTGGGCAAGGCGCTGGCGCGGCCGCAGCTGGTTTTTACCGCCATCTTCAAACCCGCCATCGTGGTGCTCAACGGCTTTTCCAACAAAGTACTGAACGTCTTTGGCCTGGAGGCCAAGGAAGAGATTTCCGGTGCCCGGACGCCGGCCGAGCTCGCCTCCCTGGTGCGGCGCTCCGCCGCCATGGGAACGCTCGACGCCGGGACGGCCAACTTTGTGGCCCGCACACTGAACTTCTCGGCCCGGACGGCCGCCGACGTTATGACGCCCCGGATCCGGATGGAAACCATCGACGCCGACCAGCCCGTCTCGGACATCCTGGACGCCGCCCGGCGCACCGGGTACTCCCGCTTCCCCGTCATCGGGGAGTCCTCCGACGACATCAAGGGGCTGGTCCACGTCAAAAAGGCCGTTGCCGTGCCGTGGGACCGGCGGGCAAACCTGGAGGCCGGAGCCATCATGACCGATGTCCTCCGCGTGCCGGAGACGATCCACCTCGATGCCCTCCTGGCCGAACTGCGCGAGGGAAACCTCCAACTCGCGATTGTCCTGGATGAATACGGCGGAACCGCTGGCATCGCCACCCTTGAGGACCTGGTGGAGGAAATCGTCGGTGAAGTGTCCGACGAGCACGACAAGGTACGCCCGGGACTGCTCCAGAGCGCGTCCGGGGACTGGTACTTCCCCGGGCTGCTGCGGCCCGACGAGCTGTCCGAACAGATCCCGGGGCTGACTGTTCCGGACGAAGCCGCTTACGAAACCGTGGGCGGATACGTCATGAGTGAACTGGGCCGGATCGCCGCAGTGGGGGACACCGTCGAGGTAGGCGGCGGCACCCTGAGCGTGACCAGGATGGACGGCCGAAGGATCGAACGGATCTCCTTCCATCCGGCGGCGCCTGAAGCGGAGCCCGCTCCGGGAGACGGGGGCCAACGATGAGTGATTGGGCCGGAATTGCCTGGCTGGTTGTCCTCCTGCTGGGTAACGCGTTTTTCGTCGGCGCGGAGTTCGCGGTGATGTCTGCCAGGCGCAGCCAGATCGAACCCCTCGCGGAGGCCGGTTCCAAGCGGGCGCAGACCACGTTGCGCGCCATGGAAAACGTCTCATTGATGCTGGCCTGTGCGCAGTTGGGCATCACCGTGTGCTCGTTGCTGATCCTGCAGGTGGCCGAACCGGCCATCCACCACCTGATGGCGGCGCCCCTGGAAGCTGTTGGGCTGCCGGTGGAGGTTGCCGACGTCGCAGCGTTCGCTATTGCCCTGATGGTGGTGACTTTCCTGCACGTCACGTTCGGCGAGATGGTGCCGAAGAACATCTCAGTGTCCGTGGCAGACAAGGCGGCCCTGCTGCTGGCCCCGCCGCTGATGTTTGTTGCGCGGTTGGTCAATCCGGTGATCGTCGCGTTGAACTGGTCCGCCAACCACATCCTCAAGCTCCTGCGGATTGAACCCAAGGATGAGGTGAACTCGTCCTTCACGCTCGAAGAAGTCCAGTCGATTTTGCAGGAATCCACCCGTCACGGGCTCGTGGATGATGATGCAGGCCTGATCACCGGCGCCTTGGAGTTCTCCGAGTACACGGCTTCGAACATCATGGTTCCGCTGGACGACCTGGTCATGCTGAAGGCGGCCACCACACCGGTGGAGTTTGAAAAAGCCGTCAGCAGGACCGGGTTCTCAAGGTTCCCGATGCTGGACGATGACGGCATGCTGTCCGGCTACCTCCACGTGAAGGATGTGCTGTCCATTCCCGAGTCGGACTACCAGCACCCCATCGCCGAGAGCAGGATCCGCTCGCTTGCCAACCTCGCACTGGACGACGAAGTTGAAACGGCCATGTCCGTCATGCAGCGCACGGGCTCACACCTGGCCCGTGTGATCGGCGCGGACGGTCAGACCCACGGCGTCCTCTTCCTGGAGGACGTGATCGAACAGCTTGTGGGGGAGATCCGGGACGCCACCCAGGCCACCGGCATCAGGAGGCTGGGCGAGCCGAACGGGGACTAAGCGCGCCCGGGTCCGCAAGGGACCGGCCCGGCTATCCTAAATAGGAATCATTCACATTTAGGGGTAAGCTTTTTGGAGACGCAAAAGTCCATCCCTGTACTGAACTGAGGTTTCCGTGCGCCACCCCGCCGCCATCCGAACGTCCCTCGCAGCCCTCGCCGGCGTGAGCCTGCTGCTCACCGCCTGCGGCTCCGGAGGCGGTGCACCGTCGGCGACGTCCGGCCCGGAGTCATCCGCCGGCGTCGTCGAGGTGGTGGCGTCCACCAACGTGTACGGAGACATCGCCGCGATCATCGGCGGGGACAAAGTCAACGTCACCTCCATCATCACCAAGACCAGCCAGGACCCGCATTCGTACGAGGCCACCGCGCAGGACCGGCTGCTGGTGTCCAAAGCGGAATTGGTGATCGAGAACGGCGGCGGCTACGACGCCTTCCTCCACAAGATGGCCGACGACAGCAACTTCCCGCACAGCAATATCGTCACGGCCGTCGAAGTGGCTGGCCTGGCTCCGGAGGAAGGCCACACTGATTCGTCGTCGGCGGCGAGCGAGTCAGCTGACGGCCACCACCACGAGCACGGTGAGTTCAACGAGCACGCCTGGTACAGCCTGGATGCCATGGGTAAGCTCGCTGATTCATTGGCGGCAAAACTGGGTGAACTCGAACCGGGATCAGCCGCCCTGTTCACTTCCAATGCCGCAACCTTCAAAGCCGGGGTGGACGGCCTGGCCGTCAAGCTTGCCGCACTGAAGGCCAACGGAACAGGCGCAGCCGTGGCCGTGACCGAACCTGTCCCGCTGTACCTGCTCGAGGCAGCCGGGCTGGAGAACAAGACTCCGGCCGACTACACCGCCGCGATCGAGGAAGGCTCGGACGTTCCGCCCGCGGTGCTGAAGGCAGCCACGGACCTGGCGGGATCCAAGGACATCGGGTTCCTGGCGTACAACGCGCAGACAGAGGGACCCCAGACACAGGCGCTGAAAAAGGCAGCCGAAGCAGCCGGCGTTCCCGTCATTGACTTCAGCGAAACCTTGCCCGAAGGCAAGACGTACCTGCAGTGGATGACGGACAATGTTGACAACGTCAGCAAAGTTTTGGAGAAAAATAGTTGAAACCGGTGGTTAGCCTCCGCGGGGCGTCCCTGCAGTTCGGCAAACGCTTGCTCTGGGAGGATCTCGACCTGGACATCAGGCCCGGTGAATTTTTCGCCGTCCTGGGCCCCAACGGCAGCGGAAAGACCAGTTTCCTCAAGGTTCTCCTGGGCCTGCAGGAACTGCAGTCCGGCCGGGCCACGCTTGGCGACCGTCCCGTGGAGCGGGGCAGCAAACTGATCGGCTACATTCCGCAGCAGAAATCCTTTGCTCCGGACACCCCCATGCGTGCCCGGGACCTGGTGGGGCTCGGCGTGGACGGCCACCGCTGGGGGCTGCGGCTGGGCAAGGCCCGGGCAAACCGCAGGATCGATGAGCTTCTGGAACTGGTGGGCGCCAG
It encodes:
- a CDS encoding hemolysin family protein codes for the protein MSDWAGIAWLVVLLLGNAFFVGAEFAVMSARRSQIEPLAEAGSKRAQTTLRAMENVSLMLACAQLGITVCSLLILQVAEPAIHHLMAAPLEAVGLPVEVADVAAFAIALMVVTFLHVTFGEMVPKNISVSVADKAALLLAPPLMFVARLVNPVIVALNWSANHILKLLRIEPKDEVNSSFTLEEVQSILQESTRHGLVDDDAGLITGALEFSEYTASNIMVPLDDLVMLKAATTPVEFEKAVSRTGFSRFPMLDDDGMLSGYLHVKDVLSIPESDYQHPIAESRIRSLANLALDDEVETAMSVMQRTGSHLARVIGADGQTHGVLFLEDVIEQLVGEIRDATQATGIRRLGEPNGD
- a CDS encoding metal ABC transporter solute-binding protein, Zn/Mn family, with the translated sequence MRHPAAIRTSLAALAGVSLLLTACGSGGGAPSATSGPESSAGVVEVVASTNVYGDIAAIIGGDKVNVTSIITKTSQDPHSYEATAQDRLLVSKAELVIENGGGYDAFLHKMADDSNFPHSNIVTAVEVAGLAPEEGHTDSSSAASESADGHHHEHGEFNEHAWYSLDAMGKLADSLAAKLGELEPGSAALFTSNAATFKAGVDGLAVKLAALKANGTGAAVAVTEPVPLYLLEAAGLENKTPADYTAAIEEGSDVPPAVLKAATDLAGSKDIGFLAYNAQTEGPQTQALKKAAEAAGVPVIDFSETLPEGKTYLQWMTDNVDNVSKVLEKNS
- a CDS encoding hemolysin family protein, which translates into the protein MEWLLLAAGLLLIAGTGFFVAVEFSLIALDQPTVQRAIDNGDTGAVPLLKCLKSLSTQLSSCQLGITLTTLLTGYVMEPSVGRLLEGPLAAVGIPEVAAASVSLVIAMTLATLLSMLLGELVPKNMAIALSFQVGKALARPQLVFTAIFKPAIVVLNGFSNKVLNVFGLEAKEEISGARTPAELASLVRRSAAMGTLDAGTANFVARTLNFSARTAADVMTPRIRMETIDADQPVSDILDAARRTGYSRFPVIGESSDDIKGLVHVKKAVAVPWDRRANLEAGAIMTDVLRVPETIHLDALLAELREGNLQLAIVLDEYGGTAGIATLEDLVEEIVGEVSDEHDKVRPGLLQSASGDWYFPGLLRPDELSEQIPGLTVPDEAAYETVGGYVMSELGRIAAVGDTVEVGGGTLSVTRMDGRRIERISFHPAAPEAEPAPGDGGQR
- a CDS encoding multifunctional oxoglutarate decarboxylase/oxoglutarate dehydrogenase thiamine pyrophosphate-binding subunit/dihydrolipoyllysine-residue succinyltransferase subunit is translated as MPEQPSHRLPEEFGGNEWLVDELYEQYQKDKNTVDTKWWPLFESFDSGSGSSSNGSTAVAVAHPATREMPAVPPAPPASATAAPATSPAAQPAAPAAAPAAAKKAPATVARDGAKKTEPGTGAQPIPAQLPKNVKAPTAPEEDVVSVLRGPAKAIATNMVTSLEVPTATSVRAIPAKLLIDNRVVINSNLARARGGKVSFTHLIGYAVIRALAQFPSMNVYYDEIDGKPSAVQPAHVNFGIAIDMPKPDGTRLLMVPNIKKAETLNFSEFWHTYEDLIKRARAGKLTADDHSGTTVSLTNPGGIGTVHSVPRLSKGQAAIIGVGALDYPAEFQGASEKIIAHNAISKVLTLTSTYDHRVIQGAGSGEFLKLVHQLLLGAQDFYDEIFESLRIPYEPVRWSPDLQVDPSDQINKVARIQQLIHSYRVRGHLMADTDPLEYVQRKHPDLDVLTYGLTLWDLDREWPTGGFGGAPMLKFRDILGVLRDAYCRTTGIEYMHIQEPEERKWFQDQLEHPYSKPSREEQLRIVSRLNAAEAFETFLQTKFVGQKRFSLEGGESLIPLLDAIISDAADDGLDEVAIGMAHRGRLNVLTNIAGKTYAQVFREFEGTQDPRSVQGSGDVKYHLGTEGTFTSENGNETKVYLAANPSHLEAVDSVLEGIVRAKQDRLDQGEAFPVLPLMVHGDAAFAGQGVVAETLNLSQLRGYRTGGTIHVVVNNQVGFTTAPSSSRSSTYSTDVAKMIQAPVFHVNGDDPEAVVRIAQLAYEFRQRFHKDVVIDMVCYRRRGHNEGDDPSMTQPMMYNLIEAKRSVRKLYTEALIGRGDITEEEAEQLLRDYQERLERVFAETHAAQTSPIPIITADSAAVSDIERPIAQQADFGTNAPASTAISPETLAHIGKAHVQIPEGFTVHAKLKQLLEKREQMSREGGIDWGFGEIAAFGSLIMEGVPVRLAGQDSRRGTFVQRHAVFHDRANGGEWLPLGHLSDDQAKLWIYDSLLSEYAAMGFEYGYSVERPDALVLWEAQFGDFVNGAQTIIDEFISSAEQKWGQRSSLVLMLPHGYEGQGPDHSSARIERFLLMCAEENMIVANPTTAASHFHLLRRQAYSRPRKPLIIFTPKQLLRLKAAASSVEDFTTGSFRPVIGDHEQPAADAVERVLLVSGRLYYDLLSTRQKTGDKTTAIVRVEQLYPLPHEEIAAELAKYPNAEVVWAQDEPANQGPWPFMGLNLPEALDRRVRLVSRPASASTAAGSMKRHAAEQDSLLKQAFARK